A single genomic interval of Notolabrus celidotus isolate fNotCel1 chromosome 13, fNotCel1.pri, whole genome shotgun sequence harbors:
- the iyd gene encoding iodotyrosine deiodinase 1 — translation MALLSVLTPVLAVVLCLVLGFMLLKPRETETTSTTARKTEDKAAHSRPWVDQDLQDDTEITATEEDAGDWVDNNEEEDCQHVPYSPPRYPEDTMLQRSKDFYTLLNQRRSVRFISPEPVPRHVIDNVIRTAGTAPSGAHTEPWTFVVVSDLDMKHKIRLIVEEEEEVNYRQRMGDKWVTDLAKLKTNWIKEYLDVAPYLVLIFKQTYGSLPNGKKRTHYYNEISVSISCGILLAALQNVGLVTVTSTPLNCGPQLRVLLKRPANEKLLMLLPVGYPASDATVPELSRKPLDDIMVHI, via the exons ATGGCTCTCCTGTCCGTCCTCACGCCGGTCCTGGCCGTAGTCCTGTGCCTGGTTTTAGGCTTTATGTTGTTGAAACCACGTGAGACTGAGACCACCTCGACCACAGCGAGAAAAACTGAAGATAAAGCAGCGCACAGCAGACCGTGGGTGGACCAGGACTTACAGGACGACACAGAAATCACAGCAACAGAAGAAG ATGCTGGTGACTGGGTGGACAAcaatgaggaggaggactgtCAACATGTGCCCTACTCCCCACCACGTTACCCCGAAGATACGATGCTGCAGAGGTCCAAAGATTTCTACACTCTGTTGAACCAACGGAGATCTGTTAGATTCATCAGCCCGGAGCCGGTCCCTCGACACGTCATCGATAATGTCATTCGCACTGCAG GTACTGCTCCAAGCGGAGCTCACACAGAGCCCTGGACATTTGTGGTGGTGTCAGACTTGGATATGAAGCACAAGATCAGACTGAtagtggaggaagaagaggaggtcaACTACCGTCAGAGGATGGGGGACAAGTGGGTcactgatttggccaaattgAA GACAAACTGGATTAAGGAATACTTGGATGTGGCTCCATACCTGGTCCTTATCTTCAAACAGACCTATGGGAGTCTACCAAACGGCAAGAAAAGGACTCATTACTACAATGAAATCAGTGTCTCCATCTCCTGTGGGATCCTGTTGGCTGCATTACAG AACGTGGGTCTGGTAACCGTCACATCGACTCCTCTTAACTGCGGCCCCCAGCTCAGGGTCCTCCTCAAGCGTCCGGCCAATGAGAAGCTGTTGATGTTACTTCCTGTGGGTTATCCTGCCTCTGACGCTACAGTGCCGGAATTGTCACGCAAGCCTTTGGATGACATCATGGTGCACATATGA